A genomic window from Candidatus Denitrolinea symbiosum includes:
- a CDS encoding malate dehydrogenase, giving the protein MKKISIIGAGMTGSTAAHWLAERELADVVLVDVVEGMPQGKGLDLLEAMPIVGKDSSIIGTNDYADTKDSDIVIITAGVARKPGMSRDDLLTINAGIVGTAATETLKYSPNAFYIVLTNPLDTMAYLTLKKTGLPRERVIGQAGILDSARMRAFVALETGVSVENIQCYVLGGHGDEMVPLTRHSNIAGIPLRDYIPADKLAAIVNRTRKGGGEIVNLLKTGSAYYAPAAAVAQMAEAILKDKKLIVPCAAYMQGEYGLEDMFFGVPVILGAGGMEKIVEYQFDADEKAMFEKSAASVKETHDALKKLVQL; this is encoded by the coding sequence ATGAAAAAGATTTCGATCATCGGCGCGGGGATGACTGGTTCGACTGCCGCGCACTGGCTGGCTGAACGCGAACTGGCCGACGTTGTTCTGGTGGACGTGGTGGAGGGGATGCCGCAGGGCAAGGGCCTGGACCTGCTGGAAGCCATGCCGATCGTCGGCAAGGATTCGTCCATCATCGGCACGAACGATTACGCCGACACCAAAGATTCGGACATCGTCATCATCACCGCGGGCGTGGCGCGCAAACCCGGCATGAGCCGCGACGATCTGTTGACGATCAACGCGGGGATCGTGGGGACGGCCGCGACCGAGACGCTGAAGTATTCGCCGAACGCGTTCTATATTGTGCTGACCAACCCGCTCGACACGATGGCCTATCTCACGTTGAAGAAGACCGGCCTGCCGCGCGAACGCGTCATCGGGCAGGCGGGGATCTTGGACTCGGCACGGATGCGCGCTTTCGTCGCGCTGGAGACGGGCGTGAGCGTGGAAAACATCCAGTGTTATGTGCTGGGCGGGCACGGCGACGAGATGGTTCCGCTGACGCGTCACTCGAACATCGCGGGGATCCCGCTGCGCGACTACATCCCCGCCGACAAACTCGCGGCCATCGTCAACCGCACGCGCAAGGGCGGCGGCGAAATCGTCAACCTGTTGAAGACCGGCTCGGCGTATTACGCGCCGGCCGCGGCGGTGGCGCAGATGGCGGAGGCGATCCTCAAGGACAAGAAGTTGATCGTCCCGTGCGCGGCGTACATGCAGGGCGAATACGGGCTGGAAGATATGTTCTTCGGTGTGCCGGTGATTCTCGGCGCGGGCGGCATGGAAAAGATCGTCGAATATCAATTCGACGCCGACGAGAAGGCCATGTTCGAGAAGTCCGCCGCCTCGGTGAAAGAGACGCACGATGCGTTGAAGAAGCTGGTTCAACTCTAA
- a CDS encoding adenylate kinase (topology modulation protein): MATFPYTRLVVVGVTGAGKSMLAERLARALKLDFIELDALHWRPNWVPAPDEEFRALVADAAQKPRWVVAGNYSIVRDITWPRAQAVVWLDYSLWTVFWRLTRRIFRRWWRRELLWGSNRETLWHHFKLWSDDSLWHWLFKTYQRRKREYPLLFAQPAYGHLRVFRFSTPEETEAWFASLQS; encoded by the coding sequence ATGGCAACCTTCCCATATACCCGCCTGGTGGTGGTCGGCGTCACCGGCGCGGGCAAATCCATGCTGGCCGAAAGACTTGCGCGCGCCCTGAAACTGGACTTCATAGAATTGGATGCCCTGCATTGGCGGCCAAACTGGGTCCCCGCCCCAGACGAGGAATTTCGCGCCCTGGTCGCGGACGCCGCGCAAAAGCCGCGCTGGGTTGTCGCGGGCAACTACAGCATCGTCCGCGACATCACCTGGCCGCGCGCGCAGGCCGTCGTCTGGCTGGATTACTCGCTCTGGACGGTCTTCTGGCGGCTGACGCGGCGCATTTTCCGACGCTGGTGGAGGCGGGAGTTGTTGTGGGGCAGCAACCGCGAGACGCTCTGGCATCATTTTAAACTCTGGTCAGACGACTCGCTCTGGCATTGGCTTTTCAAAACCTACCAGCGGCGCAAACGCGAATATCCCCTGTTGTTTGCCCAGCCGGCATACGGACATCTGCGCGTGTTCCGTTTCTCGACGCCCGAAGAGACGGAGGCCTGGTTCGCAAGCCTGCAAAGTTGA
- a CDS encoding SAM-dependent methyltransferase codes for MDIRIYNRTAWDIQVEDGNPWTIPVEHEVIEAARRGEWSVLLTEQKSAPREWFPPLPGLDLLALASGGGQQAPIFAAAGANVTVLDNSPRQLDRDREVAERENLSLNIVEGDMRDLSMFADESFDLVFNPVSNVFIPDVKPVWKEAFRVLRRGGTLLAGFMNPAFYLFDFDKAEKGKLQVTNKLPYADSDHPEIMKKMIANRWPLEHSHSLSDQLGGQVEAGFHITGLYEDHHHENIIGEYMPTYIATRALKPRSL; via the coding sequence ATGGACATCCGCATTTACAACCGCACCGCCTGGGATATACAGGTGGAAGACGGCAACCCGTGGACCATCCCCGTAGAGCATGAAGTCATCGAAGCCGCGCGGCGCGGCGAGTGGTCGGTCCTGTTGACCGAGCAGAAATCCGCGCCACGCGAATGGTTCCCACCCCTGCCAGGACTCGACCTGCTCGCCCTCGCCAGCGGCGGCGGACAGCAGGCTCCCATCTTCGCGGCGGCGGGCGCCAACGTGACCGTGCTGGACAATTCGCCGCGTCAACTGGACCGCGACCGCGAGGTGGCGGAGCGCGAGAACCTGTCCCTGAATATCGTCGAAGGCGATATGCGCGACCTGTCCATGTTCGCGGACGAATCCTTCGACCTCGTTTTCAATCCCGTCTCCAACGTTTTCATCCCCGATGTGAAACCCGTCTGGAAGGAGGCCTTCCGCGTCCTGCGCCGCGGCGGGACACTGCTGGCGGGATTCATGAATCCCGCCTTCTATCTGTTCGATTTCGACAAAGCCGAAAAAGGCAAATTGCAGGTAACGAACAAATTGCCTTACGCGGACTCCGATCACCCAGAAATCATGAAGAAGATGATCGCCAACCGCTGGCCGCTGGAACACAGTCACTCGCTCAGCGACCAGCTCGGAGGCCAGGTCGAAGCCGGGTTCCACATCACCGGCCTGTACGAAGACCATCACCATGAGAATATCATCGGCGAATATATGCCGACCTACATCGCCACGCGCGCCCTCAAGCCGCGCAGTTTGTGA
- a CDS encoding aspartate aminotransferase family protein produces MFNLPDSEILPLSREHVFYTWSAQAKVNPIAVKRAKGVYFWDVDNKRYLDFNSMTMCVNIGHGDERVIRAMQEQAAELPYAAPGMTTRIRAIASKALADITPGGRLIKILFTLGGADANENAIKLARGYTGRFKILTRYRSYHGATMGAMAATGDPRRHAWEPGTMPGVVHFLDPYRYRSTFHRLNPDISEEDFTRDYLNHLEEIIRYEGPETIAAILMESVTGTNGVIIPPEGYMQGVRALCDKYGIVMIADEVMSGFGRTGKWFAVEHWDVVPDIITMAKGLTSAYAPLGAVAMKPEIAAAFDQRVFEGGLTYTSHPVSLAAAVANIHVMREDKLVERAAALGPVLKRMLNDLGEAHPSVGDVRSIGLFGIVELVRDRKTKEPMAPWNGTSPEMAALRKYCLDHGLFLSTHWHTALVIPPLIIDEAQLAEGMSVLSEALDFADEAAK; encoded by the coding sequence ATGTTTAACCTTCCCGATTCTGAAATCCTCCCGCTTTCCAGGGAACACGTCTTCTACACCTGGTCGGCTCAGGCCAAAGTGAACCCCATCGCGGTCAAACGCGCCAAAGGGGTCTACTTTTGGGACGTGGACAACAAACGCTACCTCGACTTCAACTCGATGACGATGTGCGTCAACATCGGACACGGCGACGAACGCGTCATCCGGGCGATGCAGGAACAGGCGGCGGAACTACCCTACGCCGCGCCGGGCATGACGACGAGAATCCGCGCCATCGCCAGCAAGGCCCTCGCGGACATCACCCCCGGCGGGCGGCTGATTAAAATCCTTTTCACCCTCGGCGGGGCGGACGCGAATGAGAACGCCATCAAACTGGCGCGCGGCTACACCGGCCGCTTCAAAATCCTGACGCGTTACCGCTCCTATCACGGCGCGACGATGGGCGCGATGGCCGCCACTGGCGACCCGCGCCGTCACGCCTGGGAGCCGGGGACGATGCCCGGCGTGGTCCACTTCCTCGACCCGTATCGCTACCGCTCCACTTTCCACCGCCTCAACCCCGACATTTCGGAGGAAGACTTTACCCGCGATTATCTCAACCACCTCGAAGAGATCATCCGCTACGAGGGACCCGAAACCATCGCCGCAATTTTGATGGAATCGGTCACGGGGACGAATGGCGTCATCATCCCGCCCGAAGGCTACATGCAGGGCGTGCGCGCGTTGTGCGACAAATATGGCATCGTGATGATCGCCGACGAGGTGATGAGCGGTTTCGGGCGCACGGGGAAGTGGTTCGCCGTCGAACATTGGGACGTCGTCCCGGACATCATAACGATGGCGAAGGGACTCACGTCCGCGTACGCGCCGCTGGGCGCGGTGGCGATGAAGCCCGAGATCGCCGCGGCCTTCGACCAGCGTGTGTTCGAGGGCGGGCTGACGTACACGTCGCATCCCGTCTCGTTGGCGGCGGCGGTGGCGAATATCCATGTGATGAGGGAGGATAAACTCGTCGAACGCGCGGCCGCTTTGGGTCCGGTTTTGAAGCGGATGTTGAACGACCTCGGGGAGGCGCATCCCTCCGTCGGCGATGTCCGCTCGATCGGGCTGTTCGGCATCGTCGAATTGGTGCGCGACCGAAAGACGAAGGAACCGATGGCGCCGTGGAACGGAACGTCGCCGGAGATGGCCGCGTTGCGGAAGTATTGTCTCGACCATGGCCTCTTCTTAAGTACGCACTGGCACACGGCGCTGGTCATCCCGCCTTTGATCATTGACGAGGCGCAGTTGGCGGAGGGGATGTCGGTGTTGAGCGAAGCGTTGGATTTTGCCGACGAGGCTGCTAAATGA
- a CDS encoding thioredoxin-disulfide reductase, whose translation MSQENHTKILILGSGPAGFSAALYAARAELAPVLLTGSQLGGQAALTYTIENYPGFPGGVGGAELGELFQKQAEYFGTRVEFDTANKVDLSARPFKVATDAGEYEADTLIVTTGASPIHLDVPGEDALLGRGVSYCATCDGAFFKDKKVVVVGGGDSALEEGLFLTRYASSVTIVHRRDELRAGAILQMRAKEHPKVQFIWDTVVTEILGADKTEAVRLKNVKTGEETVFDADGIFIFIGHTPNTEIFQGQLKLDDRGYIEVDHLMQTSVPGVFAAGEAADPHFRQVVTSAGMGAAAAIQATRFLEAETG comes from the coding sequence ATGTCTCAGGAAAATCACACAAAAATATTGATCCTCGGCTCCGGCCCGGCCGGCTTCTCGGCCGCGCTTTACGCGGCGCGGGCGGAGCTGGCCCCCGTACTTTTGACCGGCTCCCAGCTGGGCGGGCAGGCCGCGTTGACCTACACCATCGAGAACTACCCCGGTTTTCCCGGCGGCGTCGGCGGGGCGGAATTGGGCGAGTTGTTTCAGAAGCAGGCGGAATACTTCGGGACGCGCGTGGAGTTCGACACGGCGAACAAAGTGGACCTGTCGGCGCGGCCGTTCAAGGTCGCGACCGACGCGGGGGAGTACGAGGCCGATACGTTGATCGTCACGACGGGCGCCAGTCCGATCCACCTCGACGTCCCGGGCGAGGACGCGCTGCTCGGACGCGGCGTTTCGTATTGCGCCACCTGCGACGGCGCGTTCTTCAAGGATAAGAAAGTGGTCGTCGTCGGCGGCGGGGACAGCGCGCTGGAGGAAGGCCTGTTCCTGACGCGTTACGCCTCGTCCGTGACCATTGTCCACCGCCGCGACGAGTTGCGCGCCGGCGCGATCTTGCAGATGCGCGCCAAGGAACACCCCAAAGTGCAGTTCATCTGGGATACGGTCGTGACGGAGATTCTCGGCGCAGACAAGACGGAGGCCGTGCGCTTGAAGAACGTGAAGACCGGCGAAGAGACGGTCTTCGATGCGGACGGCATCTTCATCTTCATCGGCCATACGCCGAACACGGAGATCTTCCAGGGGCAGTTGAAACTGGACGACCGCGGCTATATCGAGGTGGATCACTTGATGCAGACCAGCGTCCCCGGCGTGTTCGCAGCGGGCGAGGCGGCGGACCCGCATTTCCGGCAGGTGGTCACCTCGGCTGGGATGGGAGCCGCGGCCGCCATCCAGGCGACGCGCTTCCTCGAAGCGGAGACCGGTTGA
- a CDS encoding type I citrate synthase: MILHDKIAEQLPAWRERIRILAKDHADVAVEQVTIGQIVGGMRDIKSLLTDISYVDPAEGIRFRGMSIPEALKALPKNRGNKMPLVGGLYYLLMVGEIPSREQALEVEAEWAKRVELPDYVYKMLKVMPKDTHPMILFTQAVMAMARDSVFTRKYHEGMKKDSYWEPALDDSLDLTAKLPVIAAFIYRMKYFGEKARPRYNPKLDFGANFARMMKVPDRKGYAELARLYFILHSDHESGNVSAHATHLVGSSLSDIFFAFSAGLSGLAGPLHGLANQECLAWLLDVHAKFGGVPSRDELYKFSWDTLNSGKVIPGYGHAVLRVPDPRFTAQMEFAKKNFPQDELVRLADMVFDVVPAVLKEQGKAKNPAPNVDAISGTLQYYYGVREFDFYTVLFGVGRALGVTSNYVWARALGQPLERPKSVTTRMLEDAVERAKPAGGD, translated from the coding sequence ATGATATTACACGACAAAATCGCCGAGCAACTTCCCGCCTGGCGCGAACGCATCAGGATTTTGGCGAAGGATCACGCCGACGTGGCGGTGGAGCAGGTGACGATCGGGCAGATCGTGGGCGGGATGCGCGATATCAAATCCCTGCTGACCGATATTTCGTACGTTGATCCCGCCGAGGGCATCCGTTTTCGCGGTATGTCCATCCCCGAGGCGTTGAAGGCGCTTCCGAAGAACCGCGGCAACAAAATGCCGCTGGTCGGCGGTCTGTACTATTTGCTGATGGTCGGCGAAATCCCCAGCAGGGAGCAGGCTCTCGAAGTGGAAGCGGAATGGGCGAAGCGCGTCGAACTGCCCGATTATGTTTACAAGATGTTGAAGGTCATGCCGAAGGACACGCACCCGATGATCCTGTTCACGCAGGCGGTGATGGCGATGGCGCGCGATTCGGTCTTTACGAGAAAATACCATGAAGGCATGAAGAAGGATTCTTACTGGGAACCCGCGCTCGACGATAGTCTCGATCTCACCGCCAAACTCCCCGTCATCGCGGCGTTCATCTATCGCATGAAATATTTCGGGGAGAAGGCCCGGCCGCGCTACAATCCCAAATTGGATTTCGGCGCGAACTTCGCGCGTATGATGAAGGTCCCGGACAGGAAGGGCTACGCGGAACTTGCCCGGCTGTACTTCATCCTGCACTCCGACCACGAGTCGGGGAACGTCTCGGCGCACGCGACGCACCTGGTCGGTTCGTCTCTCTCGGATATTTTCTTCGCTTTCTCGGCCGGGCTGAGCGGACTCGCGGGTCCCCTGCACGGACTCGCCAACCAGGAGTGCCTCGCCTGGCTGCTGGACGTCCATGCGAAGTTTGGCGGCGTCCCCTCGCGCGACGAACTCTATAAATTCTCGTGGGACACGCTCAACAGCGGCAAGGTCATCCCTGGCTACGGGCACGCCGTCCTGCGCGTCCCCGATCCGCGCTTCACCGCGCAGATGGAATTCGCCAAGAAGAATTTCCCGCAGGATGAACTCGTTCGTCTCGCCGATATGGTCTTCGACGTGGTCCCCGCCGTTTTGAAGGAGCAGGGCAAAGCCAAGAATCCCGCGCCCAACGTGGACGCCATCAGCGGTACGCTGCAATATTATTACGGCGTGCGCGAATTCGACTTTTACACCGTCCTGTTCGGCGTCGGGCGCGCCCTCGGCGTGACGTCCAACTACGTCTGGGCGCGCGCTCTGGGACAGCCCCTCGAGCGTCCGAAGTCGGTGACCACCAGGATGCTGGAAGACGCGGTGGAACGGGCGAAGCCGGCCGGGGGCGATTAA